In a single window of the Heliangelus exortis chromosome 1, bHelExo1.hap1, whole genome shotgun sequence genome:
- the CD200R1 gene encoding cell surface glycoprotein CD200 receptor 1 isoform X1 — protein sequence MKAAGKTLCVFVLLTITKVMETAENRSVPVTIGNSTVLTCSPRPNVTTVTWKIGPKVGGPCTLGYRADQNKTDRTNCSDSMNWKYRPDWDPALEIRQVGIAHEGEYTCEVAGPDGYFTDTYHLSVLVPPRLSLFCDDLGNPTCEAAAGKPAAQISWASGGNSTSKLEGHDEGTVTVLSKFRAYSTKLTNITCIMSHPAGNQSKSIYCYPPGNNDSTLLACIISGLLSIIIFMAVIYYFKLHGDRKCYKTEPPETAPTHSLQDDTMEVEPYTTYVQKENIIYNSVSDLTLGQNIPPGLLPAT from the exons aGAACAGGAGTGTGCCAGTGACCATAGGTAACAGCACTGTGCTCACCTGCTCTCCCAGACCAAATGTCACCACAGTAACATGGAAAATAGGCCCCAAGGTTGGAGGCCCCTGCACCTTGGGCTACAGGGCTGATCAGAACAAGACAGACAGAACAAACTGCAGTGACAGCATGAACTGGAAATACAGACCAGATTGGGATCCTGCTCTTGAGATACGGCAAGTGGGAATAGCCCATGAGGGAGAGTACACCTGTGAAGTAGCAGGACCAGATGGGTATTTCACCGACACGTACCACCTGAGTGTGCTGG TCCCCCCCAGGCTGAGCCTGTTCTGTGATGACCTCGGGAACCCCACGTGTGAGGCAGCGGCAGGGAAGCCGGCTGCCCAGATCTCCTGGGCCTCGGGGGGCAACTCCACCTCCAAGCTGGAAGGCCATGATGAAGGGACAGTGACTGTCCTCAGCAAGTTCAGAGCCTACAGCACCAAGCTGACTAACATAACCTGCATCATGTCCCACCCAGCAGGGAACCAGAGCAAGTCCATCTATTGTTATCCCCCAG GGAACAACGACTCTACCCTCCTTGCCTGCATCATTTCTGGTTTACTGAGCATTATCATTTTCATGGCTGTTATTTACTATTTTAAACTCCATGGTGACAG aaaatgctACAAAACCGAACCTCCTGAAACTGCTCCTACACATTCCCTACAG gATGACACGATGGAAGTGGAACCTTATACTACTTAtgtgcagaaggaaaacatAATTTACAACTCAGTGTCTGATCTGACATTGGGGCAGAATATTCCACCAGGACTGTTGCCAGCAACATGA
- the CD200R1 gene encoding cell surface glycoprotein CD200 receptor 1 isoform X2 has product MKAAGKTLCVFVLLTITKVMETAENRSVPVTIGNSTVLTCSPRPNVTTVTWKIGPKVGGPCTLGYRADQNKTDRTNCSDSMNWKYRPDWDPALEIRQVGIAHEGEYTCEVAGPDGYFTDTYHLSVLVPPRLSLFCDDLGNPTCEAAAGKPAAQISWASGGNSTSKLEGHDEGTVTVLSKFRAYSTKLTNITCIMSHPAGNQSKSIYCYPPENATKPNLLKLLLHIPYRMTRWKWNLILLMCRRKT; this is encoded by the exons aGAACAGGAGTGTGCCAGTGACCATAGGTAACAGCACTGTGCTCACCTGCTCTCCCAGACCAAATGTCACCACAGTAACATGGAAAATAGGCCCCAAGGTTGGAGGCCCCTGCACCTTGGGCTACAGGGCTGATCAGAACAAGACAGACAGAACAAACTGCAGTGACAGCATGAACTGGAAATACAGACCAGATTGGGATCCTGCTCTTGAGATACGGCAAGTGGGAATAGCCCATGAGGGAGAGTACACCTGTGAAGTAGCAGGACCAGATGGGTATTTCACCGACACGTACCACCTGAGTGTGCTGG TCCCCCCCAGGCTGAGCCTGTTCTGTGATGACCTCGGGAACCCCACGTGTGAGGCAGCGGCAGGGAAGCCGGCTGCCCAGATCTCCTGGGCCTCGGGGGGCAACTCCACCTCCAAGCTGGAAGGCCATGATGAAGGGACAGTGACTGTCCTCAGCAAGTTCAGAGCCTACAGCACCAAGCTGACTAACATAACCTGCATCATGTCCCACCCAGCAGGGAACCAGAGCAAGTCCATCTATTGTTATCCCCCAG aaaatgctACAAAACCGAACCTCCTGAAACTGCTCCTACACATTCCCTACAG gATGACACGATGGAAGTGGAACCTTATACTACTTAtgtgcagaaggaaaacatAA